CGTCCCAGTTTTGCAGTCTTATATGAAAACCTACAAAATCCAAAACCCGAATTGGAATTTTTATACCGGACAACAATCCCAAATAGAAACATTTGCCAAAGAAACTTGTGGAGCCGAGATGGAAGGGTATTCCATCGAACGTGGAAAGTATGAATTTGTTCATACAGAAAATATTTTTTTATTTGATAAAGATCGTTATTTGCGAGGAATCTACCGTGCCAAAGGCACGGGCGATATACAAAGGTTAGTGGAAGATTTACGAAAGTTAAGAAATTGAAATATTTAGGTCATAAATATTTCCACCGCAGAAATTGTTTTAGATTTTAGCTCAAAACTTTAGTTTTTGATTTTATAACCTGTTCGAAAGATAAGCCAAGTCACAGTCAAACAAGCGGTCAAAAACACAAGGATCATCGAAATACTCACAGATAATGCCACATCGGACCTTTCAAAAAAACTATAACGAAACCCGCTGACCAAATACAAAACTGGGTTAAACATACTCAATTTTTGCCAGAAGGGAGGTAACATTTGAATGGAATAAAAACTTCCTCCCAAAAATACAAGAGGAGTAATCACAAGCATAGGAATCATTTGGAGTTTTTCAAAACTATCCGCCCAAATTCCAATCACAAACCCAAACAAACTAAAACTAATGCAGGTTAATACTAAGAAAAAAACCATGAGGATGGGATGATCGATTCGAATCGGAACAAAAAAAGATGCCGTGATGAGCATCAGCACTCCGAGCATGAGAGACTTAGTCGCAGCAGCTCCCACATACCCAATCACCACTTCCCACATCGTCACAGGAGCCGAAAGGATTTCGTAAATGGTTCCGCTAAACTTTGGGAAGTAGATTCCAAAAGAAGCATTGGAGATACTCTCAGTCAAAAGTGACAACATCACAAGACCGGGAACAATGAAACTTCCATAATGAATTCCATCGATTTCCTGAATCCGAGAACCAATGGCAGATCCAAATACAATAAAATACAAGGAAGTAGAAAGAACAGGAGAGGCAATACTTTGTAAAAGGGTTCGAAAGGTTCTAGCCATTTCAAATTGATAGATGGACTTAATTGCGTAAAAATTCATACAGCCTCCTGTAACAACTGAACAAAGATTTCTTCTAAAGAACTTTGTTTTGTACTCAAATCGCTAAATTGGATTTTGAGTTTTTTCAAATCATCCAGAAGTTTGGTAATCAAACTACTGTCATCCGAACGGTCGTAGGTAAATACAAGGGCCGAATTCTGATCCACAAGCTCTAATTCGTACTTTGCGAGTGACTTTGGAATTAGTTTTAGTGGTTTTTTAAGTTCAATGCGGAGCTGTTTGGTTCCGAGTTGTTTCATTAACCGGTCTTTGTTTTCGGTTAGGAAAATTTCTCCTTTTCGAATGACTGAAATCCGATCGGCAATGGATTCTGCTTCTTCGATGTAGTGAGTGGTAAGAATAATGGTAACGCCGTTTTTTCTAAGAGATTCGACAATCTTCCACATATCCTTACGTAATTCCACATCCACACCAGCACTCGGTTCATCTAAAAAGAGTATACTTGGTTCGTGTGACAAGGCTTTGGCGATGAGTACTCGACGTTTCATTCCCCCT
The sequence above is drawn from the Leptospira sp. WS4.C2 genome and encodes:
- a CDS encoding ABC transporter permease, with protein sequence MNFYAIKSIYQFEMARTFRTLLQSIASPVLSTSLYFIVFGSAIGSRIQEIDGIHYGSFIVPGLVMLSLLTESISNASFGIYFPKFSGTIYEILSAPVTMWEVVIGYVGAAATKSLMLGVLMLITASFFVPIRIDHPILMVFFLVLTCISFSLFGFVIGIWADSFEKLQMIPMLVITPLVFLGGSFYSIQMLPPFWQKLSMFNPVLYLVSGFRYSFFERSDVALSVSISMILVFLTACLTVTWLIFRTGYKIKN
- a CDS encoding ABC transporter ATP-binding protein; its protein translation is MKSILTVKQVSKSYDNGFQALKDINWEVKEGEIHALLGPNGAGKTTLINLICGIVSPSAGEVNVGGFDIIKDFKKTRSFIGLVPQELSVHAFETVWASVSFTRGLYGKPTNPKYIEEVLKSLSLWDKKDQKIMTLSGGMKRRVLIAKALSHEPSILFLDEPSAGVDVELRKDMWKIVESLRKNGVTIILTTHYIEEAESIADRISVIRKGEIFLTENKDRLMKQLGTKQLRIELKKPLKLIPKSLAKYELELVDQNSALVFTYDRSDDSSLITKLLDDLKKLKIQFSDLSTKQSSLEEIFVQLLQEAV